GAAAACAATGGAGGCCATTAGGCTCGCAACTGTTGCAATCAGAAAGACTGGCTTGCGCCCCACACCGTCGGCTAGCCCACCAAACGGCAGTTCAGCGATCATGGCGACAGCGGCGTAGACGGCAAAGAGTGCGCCGATCTCACCAACGCCTAAGCCGCGCCCTTGAAGGCAAAGAGCCGTCACGGCAACGATGACGCCCATTGCAAAACGATCTAGAAATTGGTGCCCTTGAAACAAATACACATGCCGACGAGCGGGGGTCGGTAGCTGCTCGAAGGGTATATCTGCGTCTGACACCATATCCGGAAACGTCAGCCAAAAAGGGACAAAGCGCAACTGTCATTACGGCGTTTTCACAGAAGCGGACATTCATGAAAGCCGCAGCATTTGGGAGGTATGGGCTCACTGCGGACATGGGGCCTAACTCTGCAATGTCCACTTCCTGCGCAGAACTGACTTTCGAACCGAACGCGGCACCCCTCTCGCCTTGCCTCTCACCCGACCTCTCGTCGGGTGACCCAACGCCACACCGCAGCGGCGCGCCTCCTGGCTTGACGGCCGTGTCCCTCATTGCCGGCATTTCCGTGCGTCTAGCGGCGGCCCACCTGGCGGCAGATCAGGATGACCGGCAACAGTCCCACGGCCACGATCACCAGGCTGGGCACGGCGGCACCGTTCAACCGTTCGTCCGACGCCAGCCTGTAGGCTTGCACGGCAAGCGTATCGTAATTGAAGGGCCGCATGATCAATGTGGCCGGAAGCTCTTTCATCACGTCCACAAAGACGATCAGAAGGGCGGTCAGCAGGCTGGGCGTCAGGATCGGCAGGTGGACGCGCCGCAGCGTTGCAAATGGTCCCTTGCCCAGCGACCGGCTGGCCGCATCCATGTTGGCATGGACCAGCGCCTGCCCGCCTTCGTAAGCGCCCAGGGCCGCCGCCAGGAACCGCACCATGTAGGCAAAGACCAACAGCCAGATGGACCCGGTGATCAACAGCCCCGTCGAGATGTCGAACGTGGCCCGCATCCATGCATCAAGCGCGTTGTCAAAGGCCGCAAAGGGCACCAGCAGGCCCACGGCGATCACGCCGCCCGGCACCGCATAGCCAAGCCGCGCAATATATGCCGCAAGGGTGGCCGCCCGTCCCGGTTTGCTGCGCAGGTAGTATCCCACGGTGATTGCCGCGCCCAGTGTCAGCCCTGCCGCCGTTGACGCCAGAACCAGCGAATTGCGGATGAACCCCAGGTAGCGTGCGCTGGTCAGGTCCTGTTCCGACCCAAGCCCCATGCTGAACAGCGCCACGATGGGAAAAAGCGCACCGAAGGTCACGGGCACCGCGCACAATGTGATGGCCGCTGCCGCGGACCAGCCTGTCAGGTGCAGCGGCGGGAGGTGGCGTTGTCCGCGGCTGGGATCGTGGTACTTGGCCTGCCCCCGCTGCGTCCGTTCCAGGACCGCGAGCAGCAGCGCGAAGCTGAGGAGGCACAGTGCCAGTTGCGCGGCACCGGCCCTGTCCCCAAGCGAGAACCAGCTGGTATAGATACCCGTGGCAAAGGTCTGTACCCCGAAATAGGCCACGGTGCCGAAATCGGCGATGGTTTCCATCACGGCGAGCAGGACGCCCGCCGCGATGGCCGGGCGCGCCAGCGGCAGACTGACCCGCAGGAACGCGGCAACGGGACGTGACCCCAGCGCCCGCGCCGCCATGAAGGTCGATCCGCTTTGCTGGATAAAGGCGGCCCGGCTGAGCAGGTAGACATAGGGATAGAGCACCAGCACCAGCATGGCCGCCGCACCGCCGAGGCTGCGGATCTCGGGGAACCAGTAGTCGCGCGGGCCCCACCCCGTCACCTCGCGCAGGGCGGTTTGCACGATGCCGGGATGGTCCAGGATATGGGTATAGGCATAGGCCAGCACATAGGCCGGAAAGGCCAGCGGCAGGACCAGCGCGATCTCGAATATCCGGACGCCCGGAAAGCGCGTCATCGTCACCAGCCACGCGGCACCGGTGCCGATCGCGAAGGTGCCCGCGGACACCAGCAGCACCAGCAACAGCGTGTTGCCCGTATAGCGCCCCAGAACCGTCGACATCAGGTGGCTGAGCGTGTCGGTCCCCCCCGTCACGGCGGCAAGTCCCACTGCGAGCATGGGCAACAGGCACATCAGCGCCACCGCCCAGCCCAGGGCGGGCAATATGCGCGGGGCGGCCCCGCGCGATGCGTTCGACTGAAAGACGGAAGTCAGCGCCACGGTCGGTCCTGCAATTGACGTTTTCGCCTTATCTTACGTTTTTGCTTGGGTTTCCAGCCTTTTGGGATCGGCACCCGCATCTGTTAGGCTGCACACGACAGCAAGTGGGAGAAACACACATGCCTTACATCGACGGATTCATGGCCCCCGTCCCGACGAAAGACCGGGACCGCTTTGTCACCTGGCTCAGGGATCAGCATGCCGTTTTCAAGGAATACGGGGCCGACGTAATCGTGGACGCGTGGGAAGACGACGTGCCTGAGGGCGAAGTGACGTCCATGCACAGGGCCGTCGCCTTGAAAGAGGGCGAAAGTGTCTCGCTTGGGTGGATCATGTGGCCCGACAAGGCGACACGCGACGCCGCGTGGGCCAAGGTCATGGACGATCCGCGTATGACACCGGAGCAAAACCCGATGCCCTTTGACGGCAAGCGCCTGATCTTTGGCGGCTTCGCCCCGGTGCTGATAACCGGCTAGTCGTAGCTGCGCTGGTCCTCGATGACGAGCCCGTCCCGGGGCAAGGTGCCCGGCGCATGGATTTCAAGGGTGCCCTTCAGTTTGAGCGTATCCACGACGCTTTGTGCATAGGCATCCGGCGCAGTGTTCGGGCTTTCGATCTGCACCGTCATCGCGTCCTGTTCGCCAACCCGTGTGGCGATGACACGCGCGCGTGTCACCTCTTCATGTTTGCCCACAAGGGCCGCGACCTGTTCGGGGCGCACGAACATGCCCTTGATCTTGGTGGTCTGGTCTGCGCGGCCCATCCAGCCCTTGATCCGCATGTTGGTCCGACCACACGGGCTGTGGCCGTCCAACACGGCGCTCATGTCGCCGGTGGCAAAGCGGATCAGCGGGTAGTCGGGGTTCAGCGAGGTCACAACCACTTCACCGACCTCGCCCGGGGCCACGGGGGTGCCGGTGCCGGGGGTCACGATTTCGACCACAACCCCTTCGTCCACGATCATGCCTTCAAGCGCAGAGGATTCGTAGGCGATGTTGCCCAGGTCCGCCGTGGCATAGGATTGCATACAGGTGATACCGCGATCCTTGTAATGCTGGCGCAGGGAGGGGAAAAGCGCGCCGCCGCCAACAGCGGCCTTGGTAATCCCCAGCGTGACACCCATCTCGTCCGCCTTGTCGAGGATGACTTTCAGGTAATCCGGCGTACCGGCATAGGCCGTGGTGCCCACGTCGCGCGCGGCCGTGACCTGCAATTCGGTCTGCCCGGTGCCAGCGGGCAGCACCCGGGCCCCCACGGCGCGCGCCCCATTTTCAAAGATCATGCCCGCAGGCGTCAGGTGGTAGCCAAAGCAGTTCTGCACGATGTCACCTGGCCCGAAACCTGCCGCGTGCAGGAAGCGGCCCATGCGCCACCAGTCATGGCTGATCCCGCCGGGTTCATAGATGGGACCGGGGGACTGAAAGACATGGGCGATGTTCGACACCGGGATGCCACCAAAGGGCGGCTTTTCGGCCTGCCATTTCGCCAATTCGGATTTGCGCAACACAGGAAGATGCGCCAGATCATCCAGGTATTTCAGCGTGCCGATGTCGGGCAGGCAACTGCCCGCCGCCTCGGCCACGCGGGCAAGCTGGGCATTCACGGCCTCCAACTGCGCCGCGTGCCGCGCGTCGGACGAGCGGGTTTCCAGATCGTCGTAATACACCTTGTCGAGCATCTCTCTCATACCGCCCTGATCTGTTGCGGACCCTTGACAGCGAGGCGTTCAATTTCGCCCCGCACTTCCAGTTCCAGTTTCACCGTGACCACGTGCCAACCCAGCTTGCCAAGGTCGGCAAGGGTCTGGTCATCCAGTCGGGACTGCACGGCCGCGTTCAGATCCTTGTAAAGGATCGGACCGTTTTCCAGCGCCCCAAGGATCGCCGCGCGCACCGCGTCAAACTTCCACACCGGGATGTTGGTGACCCCATCGCGCCCTTCGGCGGGGGTGCGGCACGCGACCTTG
The DNA window shown above is from uncultured Tateyamaria sp. and carries:
- a CDS encoding iron ABC transporter permease; its protein translation is MTSVFQSNASRGAAPRILPALGWAVALMCLLPMLAVGLAAVTGGTDTLSHLMSTVLGRYTGNTLLLVLLVSAGTFAIGTGAAWLVTMTRFPGVRIFEIALVLPLAFPAYVLAYAYTHILDHPGIVQTALREVTGWGPRDYWFPEIRSLGGAAAMLVLVLYPYVYLLSRAAFIQQSGSTFMAARALGSRPVAAFLRVSLPLARPAIAAGVLLAVMETIADFGTVAYFGVQTFATGIYTSWFSLGDRAGAAQLALCLLSFALLLAVLERTQRGQAKYHDPSRGQRHLPPLHLTGWSAAAAITLCAVPVTFGALFPIVALFSMGLGSEQDLTSARYLGFIRNSLVLASTAAGLTLGAAITVGYYLRSKPGRAATLAAYIARLGYAVPGGVIAVGLLVPFAAFDNALDAWMRATFDISTGLLITGSIWLLVFAYMVRFLAAALGAYEGGQALVHANMDAASRSLGKGPFATLRRVHLPILTPSLLTALLIVFVDVMKELPATLIMRPFNYDTLAVQAYRLASDERLNGAAVPSLVIVAVGLLPVILICRQVGRR
- a CDS encoding DUF1428 domain-containing protein gives rise to the protein MPYIDGFMAPVPTKDRDRFVTWLRDQHAVFKEYGADVIVDAWEDDVPEGEVTSMHRAVALKEGESVSLGWIMWPDKATRDAAWAKVMDDPRMTPEQNPMPFDGKRLIFGGFAPVLITG
- a CDS encoding phenylacetate--CoA ligase family protein, with protein sequence MLDKVYYDDLETRSSDARHAAQLEAVNAQLARVAEAAGSCLPDIGTLKYLDDLAHLPVLRKSELAKWQAEKPPFGGIPVSNIAHVFQSPGPIYEPGGISHDWWRMGRFLHAAGFGPGDIVQNCFGYHLTPAGMIFENGARAVGARVLPAGTGQTELQVTAARDVGTTAYAGTPDYLKVILDKADEMGVTLGITKAAVGGGALFPSLRQHYKDRGITCMQSYATADLGNIAYESSALEGMIVDEGVVVEIVTPGTGTPVAPGEVGEVVVTSLNPDYPLIRFATGDMSAVLDGHSPCGRTNMRIKGWMGRADQTTKIKGMFVRPEQVAALVGKHEEVTRARVIATRVGEQDAMTVQIESPNTAPDAYAQSVVDTLKLKGTLEIHAPGTLPRDGLVIEDQRSYD